A genomic window from Halorubrum trapanicum includes:
- a CDS encoding isoaspartyl peptidase/L-asparaginase, with the protein MRVIVHGGAGGAPDDPEPRQAVLDEAAARGADAASPLDAVESAVGVLESDPRFNAGVGGAVQSDGVVRTDAGVMTSDREVGAACSMPGVEHAARVARAVHSETPHVFVSGEHAVDLAADFGVETGVDLLTDEKRERYEAEDPPRGSPREHLDWLASRFGSGDDQAGERSENEAPDHDTVGAVATDGDSFAAVTSTGGRSFALAGRVGDVPQVGSGFFCTEAGGASATGAGEDIARVTLSRRAVDFLDDGLDARAAADRAIEEFEEITGSGAGVIVLGEEGAGSAFNTDGMQTSAAEK; encoded by the coding sequence ATGCGAGTCATCGTCCACGGCGGCGCCGGCGGCGCGCCGGACGACCCGGAGCCCAGACAGGCGGTCCTCGACGAGGCGGCCGCGCGCGGCGCCGACGCCGCCTCGCCGCTCGACGCGGTCGAGTCCGCGGTCGGCGTCCTCGAATCGGACCCCCGGTTCAACGCGGGCGTCGGCGGCGCGGTCCAGTCCGACGGCGTCGTCCGCACCGACGCCGGCGTGATGACCTCGGACCGCGAGGTCGGCGCGGCCTGCTCGATGCCCGGCGTCGAGCACGCGGCGCGCGTCGCCCGCGCGGTTCACTCCGAGACGCCGCACGTCTTCGTCTCGGGCGAGCACGCGGTCGACCTCGCCGCCGACTTCGGCGTCGAGACCGGCGTCGACCTCCTCACCGACGAGAAACGCGAGCGCTACGAGGCCGAGGACCCGCCGCGGGGGTCGCCCCGCGAACACCTCGACTGGCTCGCCTCGCGGTTCGGCTCGGGCGACGACCAGGCCGGGGAGCGCTCGGAAAACGAAGCCCCCGACCACGACACGGTCGGCGCGGTGGCGACCGACGGCGACTCGTTCGCGGCGGTCACCTCAACGGGCGGCCGGTCGTTCGCGCTCGCCGGACGCGTCGGCGACGTGCCGCAGGTCGGCTCGGGCTTCTTCTGTACCGAGGCCGGCGGCGCGAGCGCGACGGGCGCCGGCGAGGACATCGCCCGCGTCACGCTCTCGCGGCGCGCCGTCGACTTCCTCGACGACGGCCTCGACGCGCGGGCCGCGGCGGACCGGGCGATCGAGGAGTTCGAGGAGATAACGGGGTCGGGCGCCGGCGTGATCGTCCTCGGGGAGGAGGGCGCCGGGAGCGCGTTCAACACGGACGGGATGCAGACGAGCGCGGCCGAGAAGTAG
- a CDS encoding Lrp/AsnC family transcriptional regulator: MDDLDRRILSILRRDARTPYTEIADRVGTSEGTVRNRVDRMTDEGVIERFTVTTRTGNVKAMIEISVEMNVNTDAVGQRMVEWEEVDFVWQVSGEEDVVLVVDAVDTRAVNELITQAREMDEVKSTKTRLILDERLG; the protein is encoded by the coding sequence ATGGACGACCTCGACCGACGGATCCTCTCGATCCTGCGACGGGACGCGCGGACCCCGTACACGGAGATCGCGGACCGGGTGGGGACCTCCGAGGGGACCGTGCGCAACCGTGTCGACCGGATGACCGACGAGGGCGTGATCGAGCGGTTCACGGTGACGACCCGCACCGGCAACGTGAAGGCGATGATCGAGATCTCGGTGGAGATGAACGTCAACACCGACGCGGTCGGCCAGCGGATGGTGGAGTGGGAGGAGGTGGACTTCGTCTGGCAGGTCTCGGGCGAGGAGGACGTCGTCCTCGTCGTCGACGCGGTCGACACGCGCGCGGTCAACGAACTGATCACGCAGGCCCGCGAGATGGACGAGGTCAAGTCGACGAAGACGCGGCTCATCCTCGACGAGCGGCTGGGGTGA
- the carA gene encoding glutamine-hydrolyzing carbamoyl-phosphate synthase small subunit, with the protein MSDAYIALADGRVLEARARAPGRTRGELVFTTAYTGYEESLTDPSYAEQVLTFSYPLIGNYGVRSERFESDSVQPRAAIARELTDDVADWLAGEGVPAVDHVDTREIVTTVREEGAMACGIAAGPDATPEDAVEEMEACKPMSDHVDIGAQVSVAEPTVHEGADGVDVDVAMLDCGAKGSIVSSLTERGADVHVLPYDATPEDVAAVEPDVLFVSNGPGDPENFVAAQEVVDEFAGELPLAGICLGQQVITSALGGSTEKMAFGHRGVNQPVKDLRTDKVVMTTQNHGYTVDDTGPLEVTQVNVNDDTVEGLDSEELDVITRQYHPEANPGPHDSLGFFDEVLDLATSSRRVAAD; encoded by the coding sequence ATGTCGGACGCCTACATCGCGCTGGCCGACGGCCGCGTGCTCGAAGCGCGCGCCCGTGCGCCGGGGCGGACCCGCGGCGAACTGGTGTTCACGACCGCGTACACCGGCTACGAGGAGTCGCTCACCGACCCCTCCTACGCCGAGCAGGTGCTCACCTTCTCGTACCCCCTGATCGGGAACTACGGCGTCCGAAGCGAGCGGTTCGAGTCCGACTCGGTCCAGCCCCGCGCGGCGATCGCCCGCGAGTTGACCGACGACGTCGCCGACTGGCTCGCCGGCGAGGGCGTACCGGCGGTCGACCACGTCGACACCCGCGAGATCGTCACCACCGTCCGCGAGGAGGGCGCGATGGCCTGCGGGATCGCCGCCGGCCCGGACGCGACCCCCGAGGACGCGGTCGAGGAGATGGAGGCGTGCAAGCCGATGAGCGACCACGTCGACATCGGCGCGCAGGTCTCGGTCGCGGAGCCGACCGTCCACGAGGGCGCCGACGGCGTCGACGTCGACGTCGCGATGCTCGACTGCGGCGCGAAGGGCTCGATCGTCTCCTCGCTCACCGAGCGCGGCGCCGACGTCCACGTCCTCCCGTACGACGCGACCCCCGAGGACGTGGCCGCCGTCGAGCCCGACGTGCTGTTCGTCTCGAACGGCCCGGGCGACCCGGAGAACTTCGTCGCCGCGCAGGAGGTCGTCGACGAGTTCGCGGGCGAGCTCCCGCTCGCGGGGATCTGCCTCGGCCAGCAGGTGATCACGAGCGCGCTCGGCGGCTCGACCGAGAAGATGGCGTTCGGCCACCGCGGCGTCAACCAGCCGGTGAAGGACCTCCGCACGGACAAGGTCGTGATGACGACGCAGAACCACGGCTACACGGTCGACGACACCGGCCCGCTGGAGGTGACGCAGGTGAACGTCAACGACGACACCGTCGAGGGGCTCGACAGCGAGGAGCTGGACGTCATCACCCGTCAGTACCACCCCGAGGCGAACCCCGGCCCGCACGACTCGCTCGGCTTCTTCGACGAGGTGCTCGACCTGGCGACCTCGTCGCGTCGAGTCGCGGCCGACTGA
- the surE gene encoding 5'/3'-nucleotidase SurE, whose amino-acid sequence MPTEILLTNDDGIDAVGIRALADALSRDYDVTVVAPATNQSGVGGARSWWDTTVDYTETDRGYAVEGTPADCVAVADVALGLDPDVVVSGCNHGPNIGAHILGQSGTVGAAMEASFLGTPAIAVSLYDRGNLPVPPTLDNGDFAVAGEVVADLIDRAESGSHAGDGAGGGLELPFGADVLNVNVPAADDEAAADPTYRLTEPARGFDVIEFRPGEEGPDEENVPEGWEFGERRGEMGMELRDRFWREFLRGNVQDDPGSDRRAAVEGEVSISPLSSSRSVAGEKAGDLVEPARGAETGAD is encoded by the coding sequence ATGCCAACCGAGATCCTGCTCACCAACGACGACGGGATCGACGCCGTCGGGATCCGGGCGCTCGCGGACGCGCTCTCGCGCGACTACGACGTGACGGTCGTCGCGCCCGCGACGAACCAGTCCGGCGTCGGCGGCGCGCGCTCGTGGTGGGACACGACGGTCGACTACACCGAGACGGACCGCGGCTACGCGGTCGAGGGGACCCCCGCCGACTGCGTCGCGGTCGCGGACGTGGCGCTCGGGCTCGACCCCGACGTCGTCGTCTCCGGCTGTAACCACGGCCCGAACATCGGCGCCCACATCCTCGGGCAGTCCGGCACCGTCGGCGCCGCGATGGAGGCCTCCTTCCTCGGCACGCCCGCGATCGCGGTCTCGCTGTACGACCGCGGCAACCTCCCCGTGCCGCCGACGCTGGACAACGGCGACTTCGCGGTCGCCGGCGAGGTCGTCGCCGACCTGATCGACCGCGCCGAGTCCGGGAGCCACGCCGGCGACGGAGCGGGCGGCGGCCTCGAACTCCCGTTCGGCGCCGACGTGCTGAACGTCAACGTCCCGGCCGCGGACGACGAGGCGGCGGCGGACCCCACCTACCGCCTGACCGAGCCCGCCCGCGGCTTCGACGTGATCGAGTTCCGCCCGGGCGAGGAGGGGCCGGACGAGGAGAACGTCCCCGAGGGCTGGGAGTTCGGCGAGCGGCGCGGCGAGATGGGGATGGAGCTGCGCGACCGCTTCTGGCGCGAGTTCCTGCGCGGAAACGTTCAGGACGACCCCGGCTCGGACCGCCGTGCGGCCGTCGAGGGCGAGGTGAGCATCTCGCCGCTGTCGAGCTCCCGGTCGGTCGCGGGCGAGAAGGCGGGCGACCTCGTCGAGCCGGCCCGGGGCGCGGAGACGGGCGCCGACTGA
- a CDS encoding glutamate--tRNA ligase, protein MDDELRERVAAAGEAAALFNALKHGSDPDVGAIMGPLMGENPEFRPHGDEIPGVLGPVVNRVGEMDEAERRERLGELAPEKLAELEADDEADDRVLPDLPNAEAGEVVMRAAPNPNGPWHVGHARMPAVIGTYKERYDGEFICRFDDTDPETKRPDLDAYDAILADIEYLGFEPDRVVYASDRLETYYDHARELIDLGGAYTCSCSGEAFSELKNAGEACPHREKDAETVREEFEAMVDGEYGSGEMVLRVKTDIEHKNPALRDWVAFRMIDTPHPREEAAEYRCWPMLDFQSGVDDHLTGVTHIIRGIDLQDSAKRQRFVYDYFGWEYPEVLHWGHVQVDEYDVKLSTSTIKGLIEDGELTGWDDPRAPTIQSMRRRGIQGQALVDSMTDLGMSTSDVDLAMSSVYANNRDLIDDDANRYFFVRDRENDPAVELPVVDGDAPAPDAGHPRFHPEHPDRGEREVPAGRVVVESSDLPPEGERVWLKGYGPVRYEGDELAFLDADIEIVREGDVDVVHWAPADEGLDTLLRTVDGDVRGIAEPALADVDPDTVVQFVRVGFARIDAFDPEATDEDDGPDGSEDLLAYYAHP, encoded by the coding sequence ATGGACGACGAACTCCGCGAGCGCGTCGCGGCGGCCGGCGAGGCCGCGGCGCTTTTCAACGCGCTCAAGCACGGCAGCGACCCGGACGTGGGCGCGATCATGGGGCCGCTCATGGGCGAGAACCCCGAGTTCCGCCCGCACGGCGACGAGATTCCGGGCGTCCTCGGCCCGGTCGTGAACCGGGTGGGCGAGATGGACGAGGCCGAGCGCCGGGAGCGGCTCGGCGAGCTCGCGCCGGAGAAGCTCGCGGAGCTGGAGGCCGACGACGAGGCCGACGACCGCGTCCTCCCCGACCTCCCGAACGCCGAGGCGGGAGAGGTCGTGATGCGCGCCGCGCCGAACCCGAACGGCCCGTGGCACGTCGGTCACGCGCGGATGCCCGCCGTCATCGGGACGTACAAGGAGCGGTACGACGGGGAGTTCATCTGCCGGTTCGACGACACCGACCCGGAGACGAAGCGGCCCGACCTCGACGCGTACGACGCCATCTTAGCGGACATCGAGTACCTCGGCTTCGAGCCGGACCGCGTGGTCTACGCGTCCGACCGGCTGGAGACGTACTACGACCACGCCCGCGAGCTGATCGACCTCGGGGGCGCGTACACCTGCTCGTGTTCCGGCGAGGCGTTCTCCGAGCTGAAGAACGCGGGCGAGGCGTGCCCGCACCGCGAGAAGGACGCCGAGACGGTCCGCGAGGAGTTCGAGGCCATGGTCGACGGCGAGTACGGCTCCGGCGAGATGGTCCTCCGCGTGAAGACCGACATCGAGCACAAGAACCCCGCGCTGCGCGACTGGGTCGCCTTCCGGATGATCGACACGCCGCACCCGCGCGAGGAGGCGGCGGAGTACCGCTGCTGGCCCATGCTCGACTTCCAGTCCGGCGTCGACGACCACCTCACGGGCGTCACCCACATCATCCGCGGCATCGACCTCCAGGACTCCGCGAAGCGCCAGCGGTTCGTCTACGACTACTTCGGCTGGGAGTACCCCGAGGTGCTCCACTGGGGCCACGTCCAGGTCGACGAGTACGACGTGAAGCTGTCGACGTCGACGATCAAGGGGCTGATCGAGGACGGCGAGCTGACGGGCTGGGACGACCCGCGCGCGCCGACGATCCAGTCGATGCGGCGTCGCGGCATTCAGGGGCAGGCCTTGGTCGACTCGATGACCGACCTCGGGATGTCAACCTCCGACGTCGATCTCGCGATGTCGTCCGTCTACGCGAACAACCGCGACCTGATCGACGACGACGCGAACCGCTACTTCTTCGTCCGGGACCGCGAGAACGACCCCGCCGTCGAACTCCCGGTCGTCGACGGCGACGCGCCCGCGCCCGACGCGGGCCACCCGCGGTTCCACCCCGAACACCCGGACCGCGGCGAGCGCGAGGTGCCAGCCGGCCGCGTCGTCGTCGAGTCCTCCGACCTCCCGCCCGAGGGCGAGCGCGTCTGGCTGAAGGGGTACGGCCCCGTCCGCTACGAGGGCGACGAGCTCGCCTTCCTCGACGCCGACATCGAGATCGTCCGCGAGGGCGACGTGGACGTGGTCCACTGGGCGCCCGCCGACGAGGGGCTCGACACCCTCCTGCGGACGGTCGACGGCGACGTGCGCGGGATCGCGGAGCCGGCGCTCGCGGACGTCGACCCCGACACGGTCGTCCAGTTCGTGCGCGTCGGCTTCGCCCGGATCGACGCGTTCGACCCCGAGGCGACCGACGAGGACGACGGCCCGGACGGCTCCGAGGACCTGCTGGCGTACTACGCGCATCCGTGA
- a CDS encoding ferredoxin family protein — translation MAIDSNFEVNRERVDEEDGVAVWGPVEPPEKQGIRGTHVAVDFDICLADGACLEDCPVDVFEWVETPGHPESERKANPADEDQCIDCMLCVDVCPVDAIDVDPGRENRL, via the coding sequence ATGGCCATCGACTCGAACTTCGAAGTGAACCGCGAGCGGGTCGACGAGGAGGACGGGGTCGCCGTCTGGGGCCCCGTCGAACCGCCGGAGAAGCAGGGGATCCGCGGGACCCACGTCGCGGTCGACTTCGACATCTGTCTCGCCGACGGCGCGTGTCTGGAGGACTGCCCGGTCGACGTGTTCGAGTGGGTCGAGACGCCGGGGCATCCGGAGTCCGAGCGGAAGGCGAACCCCGCCGACGAGGACCAGTGTATCGACTGTATGCTCTGCGTGGACGTCTGCCCCGTGGACGCGATCGACGTCGATCCCGGGCGCGAGAACCGCTTATAA